TCTCACTATTCATACGAAATCAGTGCAGAAGACGGTGGAGACCCCCCAAAGATTGGCGCAGTCCAGCTCAATGTTAAAGTAATAGATTCAAATGATAATAATCCCGTTTTTGACCAGCCTGTGTATACAGTGAACGTGATGGAGAATTCTCCTATTAATACACTTGTAATTGACTTGAATGCAACGGACCCTGACGAGGGAACTAATGGTGAGGTTGTGTACTCGTTTAACAGTTACGTCACCGAGAAAACGAGAGACGTAtttaaaattgaccctagaaccGGTATTATCACTGTAAATGGCCCTTTGGATTATGAAGTAACCCATATTTACGAGATTGATGTCCAAGCTAAAGATTTAGGTCCCAATTCTATTCCGGCTCATTGTAAAGTCACTGTCAATGTGATGGATGCGAACGATAACCCACCTGTCATTAGTTTATTGTCGGTGAACACGGAGCTTATTGAAGTTAGTGAGAACGCGCCTCGCGGATACGTTATTGCATTAGTGAGGGTCTCAGACAAGGACGCGGGCGCGAATGGTAAGGTGCAGTGTAGACTACAAGGCAACGTTCCTTTCAGGCTCCAGGAATACGAGAGCTTCTCAACCATCCTTGTTGATGGCAGGCtagacagagagcagagggacacGTACAATCTAACTATCCAAGCAGAGGACAGTGGTACCCCCCCCTTACGCGCCACTAAATCGTTTGTAGTGAAAGTCACAGATGAAAATGATAACCCTCCCCACTTTCTAAAACCACATTACCAAGAGATGGTCCTAGAAAACAACCTTCCTGGCTCATGTTTGCTGGCTGTGTCAGCTATAGATCCTGATTTGGGCATGAATGGCACAGTTTCATACACCATCGTGCCCAGTGAGATTAAACACATGGACGTAAACACATATGTCAGCATAAATCCTTCAGGGCGTATTTATTCCATGAGATCATTCGACCACGAGTACACTAGGACATTTGACTTCAAAGTTTTGGCCAGGGACCAGGGGAATCCGTCCTTGTCCAGTAACGCAACGGTGCGCATTGTCGTTTTGGATGTGAATGACAATACACCTGTTATGACCACTCCATCCCTGGTAAATGGCACCGCGGAGGTATCCATTCCAAGAAATGCAGGAGTGGGTTACCTGGTTACCCAAGTCAAGGCCGACGACTATGACGAGGGGGAGAATGGAAGGCTGACCTATACCATCTCGGAGGGGGACAGGCTTTTCTTTGAGATAGACCAAGTGAATGGAGAGGTCCGGTCCACCAAGATGTTCGGAGAGCAGGTCAAGTCGACCTACGAGATCACAGTGGTGGCACGCGACCACGGGAAACCGTCGTTGTCGGCCTCGGCATACATTGTAGTTTACCTCTCACCGGACCTGAACGCGCAGGAATCTATTGGACCCGTAAACCTGTCGTTGATCTTCATCATTGCCCTGGGCTCTATTGCTGCTATCCTGTTTGTCACTATGATTTTTGTGGCAGTAAAGTGCAAAAGGGATAACAAGGAGATCCGAACGTACAACTGCAGGTACTGAAAACAACCCCTTCATATCCATCTCATTAGTTTGGTGTTTCAGTCGGTCATGGTTATAGGCctgttgttttattttattcctcCATATAGGCCTACATGTACGCATTTTGGTACCCATTCAGTGGTGCGCATAattgttgtgcgtgtgtgtgtgtgtgagagagtgagtgagttcaGGCTGGTACTGAGTGCACGTAGCTGTATATCTAGTGCATGTCCAGGGGCCTGAATGTTAGGCGCTACTAAGGAATGCAGGTGCTCCGAATTGGTAAAGCAAAAATGGCTTATGGACTCCTTGACCAAGCGTCCTTGGCTTACtccttttttttttgcaaatcctCACCATTACCTAGGACTAATAATCTTGGCTAGATTCTGACAATTATCTGAATTTTACAGCTATTTCATTTATGGCGCATGTTATTCCCAAGGGTTCAAATGGATGTTCTAAAGGAGACAGCATACCCTACCATTCTGTGAGAACGATTACATAATAATGATCATTATCAATAATACTGTTACTAATCACAATGATAAACTCAATAATGAtagcctaataataataataatacaattaatgCTAGAGGGATCTACTACTAAAACTAATGTCATCCACCTTTGAACCCACTATGCCTCTGAAGGAGACATACATTATTATGTAGCACATTATTATCTTGATCATCATAATAAACATATGATTTTCTTCTGTAAAGCATCAGCTTCCACTTTGATTTCCTAGTGATACATTACCACTTAAAATGTCCAAATTGCATTTGTGGATTTAACCTGAAGCTATTATCATATTTCATATTTTACTCTGAACAGCATTTTAGTTGTGCTGCTACATCAGGCCGTTTCAAACGTGTGGCAATTGGCTGACCTTGTATGGTTCTTCCATAAAGTAAGGCAAATGCACATATCTCAGTCAGCTCTAGCGGATAAAGGACTATTGACAAAAATGTTGGGTTGAGATCCATTAAACACACTGTGAAGCAGGGGTTCCCAACTCAGGGGGCATGCCCCCCAAACGTGGCGCCAACGTTTCATGGGATGCTCGGGACCTTCCTTGACCTTCCTTGATCTAAAACTACGCATAAATCTGCAATGCTTTaggctagaaacaagctgtaaaatgcCAGACGAAGATGGGACTCTGATGCACATGGGAGTATTGGTTTGTCTCTATGACAATCAGAAGCTGAGCTATGACCTTCTAAAGTCCAGGAGTCAAAGAAATTGGACTTTGCTTGGTAAGTAATTTCATATAATGTGTGActctgtcactatcaattgatcAAATCACTTTCTGTCAAAGAGAATACATAAAATCAGGTTGAGGGTACATAAAAATTATAAAACACATCTGTTAATAGAATAATATTTGGGGAAATCGGGTCTATACTTTATTTTccttatttgttattattataatCATTAAATAACCTTCCTAAAATATGTCACGGGTCATGTTAAactatgtagaattgcaggaaatgagttTCAAAACAACATTTTCCTAGGTTCCTCAAATGAAACCAAATTAGTGTTGTATTTAATATAGGCTATCTCAATTAACAATAATTATTGAGGGGACCCCTGGggaaaaaaggttgggaacccctGCTGTGAAGCATAGCCTACAAGAATGGACATTGTGTTGTACTTTATTTTCCTTTATTCACCTAGAAATACTTAAGGTGTGCAGACAACTTTATTTTTCAAAAAAAGTGTGGACTTTCTCAGGCACACATGATCATGGATTATGGTTCATATTGGTCAGTGTTGATTTAAAATCTAAAGCACTCATGGATTTGCATCATGTTTTTCCAATCCTTATTCTTCAGAGATGTAGATTTGATCAGGGGTTCACATAGTAGGAGATCCCTTTTACATTCAATATTCTATGTACGGTATGGATAGCACCCCTAGGGCCTCACTTGTTATGTCACATAGCTTCCTGTTTCAAAGTCACATTGTTGTCAACacaaacagcacacagacagtaATTAATGACATTGGAATAAAAACATCTGTTTGTTTTCTGAAAAAACAATGCTCTTAGAGAGTGAAGCAAATGACTCTGGACATAAGTAATTTTATTAAGCCAACTTTAAGGGGATTTAGGGCGTTTATATGTCTGTCATTGCCACATTGAAAAACATAGCCTACTACATTTCCCAGCACGCTCTTTCATTTGGATATGACCCACAAGGCTCTATTTCTGTAAGAAAAatacacaaccaaccaatcaaacaaAAAAACGAAGCTAAATAAAATAATATCTGCCCAACACTACCTAACCACCTTAAAAAATCCTGTTTTGTGGCATAAAAATCATTTTCCTGCTGGGTACTTTAATCTATATTGCTGTGCAGTGCTCCTGAGTAGCTAGCTACCACCTCAAACCTATGCAGTACTTATCTGCAATTTATTACTAATTTTCTTTGAGTCGGGGAGGATTTCTTCTGTCCATTTTTCGATTTTGGGCACAGGAGTACTAGAGAGAACAATGGCAGAACAACGCACTCTCTTTTTTGATCCTCAcagtctcttctctcccctactcagACGAGAGAGCACACAcgtgcgcgagagagagaaataacagtTTTGAGATGCCCCGAAAACGATAGAGTCCAAGGCTGCTGCTATTGACATTTTATTTTCCAGAATGAAGGCAGGGAGGAACAGACCCGGAAAGCATCTTAAGTGAAAAGGAGAACCCATCCAGTAAATACTAAGGATGGGGGAGTCCTACATGTGCATAAGCAACCAGGGCCTCAAGTTTTATTAGATGCACGGTAGAAACAAGAGTAAACAATCTATCCAACCAGGGCTAAAAATAGATTATTGGAGAGTGGGAGTCCATGCAAATGTTTGACATGTTAAAAACTCAGAGGCATAGGCTTGGGTCAGGAGGGATTCAAGGGATTCTGCTTAAAATAAAACTTCCCCTCATAAGAATTTACAAGCCTGGATGGAGAATGGAAATTGTCTTCTTCCAGCCTGAGCATCAGCAGCATCCTTTCAATAAAGAATCTCCGGCTTTCTCATTTAGGCTGATTAGAATCAAAATGCTCTGCTCCAGTCAGGGAACAGCCACAGACACTAGTTTCTAAATGTATTTGATTTTACAGTTTTCCTGCACTCCATATTGCCAGTGGGCCTCGCTTGGTAATGAAAGAAAAAAGGGAATTAACGTTAGGGCTGTGCTTTAAATATGATTGCAAAATTTGGTTGGTGCTCTTCAGTATTGTCTGTTGTCttgttgttgctgtgtgtgtgtacgtgtgctttTGTGGTTTGGCATGTTTGCATTGTGTGTGCTTGTTGTTTGTGAGACATGTCAATTGTGCCGAGCATGCAAACGCAAACAAATGAGGGATGATGGCTCCATTGGTGGCATGGGGAAGGCGGTCAGGCTTGGGGTGACTTGAGcatggctcctctctctctaccctgaaTGCCCACCAATGAGCTGGCCACCACCATGGGAACTTTTGGTCAGCACCCTGGCATGGCCGGGCGGGGCGCCTCTGACTGAATGGCGTTTGCCTGTGGGCAGATACAACAGAGCACTGCTTTATTGAGTCTGTTCAGTTTCTTCTACTTGCGCAGGGTGGCGGAGTACTCATATGGCAGCCAGAAGAAGTCGAGCAAGAAGAAGAAGCTGAGCAAGAACGACATCCGCCTCGTGCCGCGCGACGTGGAGGAGACGGACAAGATGAACGTGGTGAGTTGCtcatctctcacctcctccctcaaCTACTTCGACTACCACCAGCAGAGCCTGCCGCTGGGCTGCAGGCGCTCCGAGAGCACCTTCATCAACGTGGACAACCAGAACTCACGCAATGCTGCACCCAACCACGGCAGTTATCAGCAGCACACCTTCGCCAGCGGGCAGGGCCCCCAGCAGCCTGACCTCATCATCAACGGCATGCCGCTGCCTGAGGTGAGACCACGCTTAGTTCGCTCTGATCTGTCCCTGCGTCTTGTTGCTGCTGTGCCAATCTGTGCCAATGCCCTTGGgaagagggggggacagagggtgGATGTACGGGGTTGGGTGTATGGGACAGGGGAGAGTGATGGTTAAGACATGTCCGGTCAACTCTTACATAGTCTCACTAGTCATTGTCATGACTGCGTTGTGCTTCAGCTTCCAGTGGGAGTATAGTCATTTTGGGGTATAAAATAGTAGTTGTAGGGAGTACAGTCGCTGTGGGTTCGCCTGGTGTATGTGAATGAATTGTCACgttgaccaggtatgttctctcaACAGAAACGTACCAGATCATACTTCTATAACCTCAGTGTAACAGTACATTTCCTACTCGTTTGAAATAGAATCTGATCCGCCATGTGTGGTCTTGTGTGTTAGTAGctgcatttgagagaaataaatcAAATGCATGTCAGAGGTTTACCCAGGTACAGGGATTGACCTGTGGATGAGAGCGAGCCGTGCCAAGCGCGAATTTGGAGGCCTGACAAAATGGATTATTTGGCTTCCACCTACCTGCCTTTTTTTTTGTGAGCTGAGCTATTGCAAAAGAACAGGAGTTTGAACACCTGCCAGACGCATTGACCCTGCTAATCAGCTCCACCACATGTGGTAGAAGAAAGAATAATCATTGCTTAAATGCTCCATGTGCAAACAGTGCGAACGGCCCAATAGGCTCCAGTGTTAGTCATGCAGTCAAGGCCAAGGTTGCAGCTTTGCACCCCACGCAGCCAGCTATTATAGAGCTATAGTCAACTCACTATGCATAGGGTTGATTGTATTGACGTAGCGATGTATGGCTGATGACAGCAAAGGCCTCGCTCGAGTGGGCTATTTAAACTGACAAGAGTGTACACAGACTAGCTGGTCTTTAGAGTATAGATTTTTGCCTCTATGCCATAGTCTATTGGATTCCTTGGACATCCTCTCTAGCTTGACCTACTTCTATGGCCCTCAGTGGGGTAGGGGGTTCTCACAATCCTGTTCAGTCCCAAATAAAGCAACCCCAGCCATCACATATTTGATGACTCCAATCTTCGTTTGACATTCAGTGAGAAGAAGTGTGGAAAAGCCTAAAATCAAAACCAGAAACATAAGAACAGTTATTGAGCCATTGATTGGCTGATCCACTGAGGATCTGAGCTCCTATCGGATCCCGCGGGGTCGATGAGGCCCCACTTACAGCCACACTGATTTACTGCAGACTGTCTGGGACGGATGGAGCCAGATAGAGGGTGagtgagaggaagaaggagagaaagagatgtccTGGTAGGGTCGAACAAGTGCATGCCACCATGCCGTGCCCAGGCCTTTATGTACCCGCAGGTAGCATTCAGGTCACAGACCTCTCCATGAGCAAAACACAGGAAAAAACTTCAGTCCGGCAGGCACAAAGAAATGACTGTGTGGTTGTAAAATCCAGGTGGAGTAGCCTGTCTTGAAGGCTTAAAGCATCCAATAAAAAATCACATTTTCTGGGGGATTAGAGAGGCCTTTATTTGTTTATGTTAAtgaaaaagagaagagagggagacaaataAAGGTCTGAGGTTCTGATATGCAAAGCTTGGAGGTGTCTGATAGGGATGGGTtaggggatggaggaaaggagggagggagagtgtctTAATGCCAGGTGTCTGGGCTCCaccacatttttacattttttttttccgtTTGTGATCGGCTTGATAAAGGCAGAGGGTTTGCTTAACATGCAAGCTCTGTCGCAGCTCCGCGTTCCACATGACGTTGACAAACATCCCTTTGACCGCGACCCTGTGCATATTTCCTGTggacagacggagagaggagaTGCTGATTGTTAGTCAATGGGAGAgcgggaaagagggaaagaggaaaaAGGATAGATGAGCtgggtgaagaaagagagagagagagaggcgggagggAGTATGttcatgtatctgtgtgtgtttgcattctCCCCCTCAAGCAGGCTGCAGCTAAAGCCAAATATTTATTCTCCATTCTGACATTTAGAAGACAGTAGCTAAATATTCACACATTGCTGTTAAATTACAAAAAGTGTTGTCAATTGCAATTGCATAGCCATTAATGTAGACCGCAAACAAACAGTGCATCTGTGAAATGACCAATAATAGCTCTGTCACGGTGAGCAAACCCACTTGACTCCACAAGTCCACATTTTCACGAGGTCTAGCTAGGACACAGGGGCACTTTTGTGATTAGTGAGGTTCATGCTTTATCCTCAAAAACGTTTGTCTTCACCCTGGCCTGAGGGCGCTCCTGTAATCATCTGTGAGTCAACCACCGTTTTACAGTTTTACACTAGGGCATCATATTTGTTTATTTCCAACTTATTGTATGAACTCTAAGCCGAGCCACATGGAATAATGGCATTAGGAATTGAATAAGATAAAAAAACGAATAATCGAAAACAGGAGAGTGAAAGACTTCATATGTAATAATGAGGATTTGATTTTATGAGATTCATTAATGTTATCGGATTTGTGTTATTGGTGTTCAGGTATATGGGTCTCATCAGCACCCAGTACATGTATTAGGTCGTTTTGTatttttccacctttatttaaccaggtaggccagttgagaacaagttctcatttacaactgccacctggccaagataaagcaaagcagtgcgacaaaaacaacgacacagagttacacatgggataaacaaacgtacagtcaataacacaatagtaaaatctgtatacagtgtgtgaaaatgaagtaaggaggtaaggcaataaataggccaatagtgttgaagtaattacaatttagcaatttacactggagtgatatatgtgcagatgaagATGTGAAAgaagaaatactggtgtgcagaagagcagaaaaacaaaaacaaatatggggatgaggtaggtagttgatTGGATaaactatttacagatgggctgtgtacagctgcagtgatcggtaagctgctttgacagctgacactgaaagttagtgagggagatattagtctccaacttcagtgatttttgcaattcgttccagtcattgacagcagagaactggaaggaaaggcggccaaattaggtgttggctttggggatgtgaaatatacctactggagcaCGTGCTAAGTGTGGGTATTGCTAagttgaccagtgagctgagataagtcggagctatacctagcaaagactgatagaggacctggagccagtgggtttggtgacaaatatatagcgaggaccagccaacgtgagaaaacaggtcgcagtggtgggtagtatatggggctttggtgacaaaacagatggcactgtgatagactgcatccaatttgttgagtagagtgttggaggctaatttgtaaatgacatcgccgaagtcaaggattggtaggatggcagcatgagtgaaggaggctttggattggagatgcttaatgtgagtctggaaggagagtttacagtctagccagacacctaggtatttattgctgttcacatattctaattcagaactgtccagagtggtgatgctgggcaggcagcaatcggttgaagagcatgcatttaagagcagttggaggtcacaGATGGAGTGTTGTATgacgttgaagctcgtttggaggttagttaacacagtgtccaaagaacggCATCagggatcaaagaatcaccctcagcaagagcgacatcattgatatatacagagaaaagagtcagccagagaattgaaccctgtggcatccccatagaggctgccagagttccggacaacaggccctctccgatttgacacactgaactctatctgagaagtagttagtgaaccaggtcATTAGAGAAACTAAGGCTTGTTGACATTGGTTGTATTATCctacttcagagagagagagatttttaacAGTGCTTTATTTCAAGCTAGGTGTACTAAGAAACTACATGGTAAAATGGTAGTTAAACAGGAATAACCTATGTATTACCAGCTGAGAGATGGTTGACCTGCCTGTGGTTGTGGTTGCAGATTAAAAGACTATAGGTCGCTGGTTTAATTTCTTCTTCTTCCATGGCTTAATTGTAGCAGATCAGTTGGTGGGGGAGACAATTAGACAGTAAATTAGACAGTAAAGGAATGTCCTTTGGCTATAACGTGTTTTTGAATGGGTAATGTGTACTACTGTGGCTTTATTATATCTCCACCTGTGATTCCAGATAATGAATATGTTCAGGGAAAAAAATAACTTATCTCTGGTATTGATTCAGTTTACGCTCATCCTTATGCGGGAAACAGAttgcatattttttattttattgggtTTCATTATGGTGTTCAATGAAATAGAAAAAAGGGAGGCAGTCTTTGTGCTGTTAAAGTGTGAGACTTTCTGTGGAGAAACTGTAAGCAGATATTTTTTGCCAAGTTTAGTTCATTGCCAATTGAGGTAAAATCACATCCAGATGCTCCCATTCTGTTACCTGAAAGATGGCTACATAACTAGCTATTGTAAGCAAATGGCACATGTCGTACAGTTCAATTTCGGGCTTTCTGCAGTGTGACGAGTTTAGGCACTTGGAGCATTTGGCAAAACCAAAGGCATTTCTGTTACTGTCTTGAATTTGTTCCTCTCACAGTCAACAGCAGATCTCCATGCTGTAAACAAAACCAAGGTTGCTAGCTACAGCAATTTGTTAATCACTAACTGTTTTCTAAGATAGCTTGAAATTGCCTACATGTTGATATTGCTGCAAGAGAGGTGATGGAGAGCGGTACTGGGTTCCATATTCTACATGCCTGAACATCATCCCACCCCCCCATGCAATCACTTCACATCAGGACAATATGCACAGAACACATTCCAACATGCCACATTGAGGATGCAAAGTAGATGTCGTGCTGTCAACACATACTTCACATCTGCTGTGCCTgccaatcacccccccccccccatccgtgcctatacagtgcactacttttgaccagaggcctatgtgccctggtcagaAGTTGTGAACTTTAAAGGaattagggtgtcatttgagacacagaCAAAGACTGCAGCTCTGCCATAAAAAATATAATTACATTACCGATGAAAACCATAGAGGAATCAAGATAAAAAACTCAATTCCAAGCACATTGTCGTGTCTCTGGATATTCAGGCTTGGATGCTGGATCAAATGCTACTTAGTCAGTGTGCTAATTTCAGTTAGCAGTCTTGATCATAATCTTGAGCTATTGCTAATCAGATTGTGCCTGACCTATTGCCTTTTACTAGAGTGTTGGGTCTGGTTTGACTGGCACAACACAAACTCAGGCCGCTCTACATTTAGTCTTTGATCTTGTGATGTTTCTATTGTAATTGGACGATCCAAGCCCCCTGTttccctccttccatctcacTTAGTTTTTTCTGAGAAAAATGTCTGTCTTCTCTAATCTGGTTGCCTTCCTCTTTAAGCCACTGACTAATACATGTGACAACACATATGGCGGGATAATATGTTGCGAACTACAGAATTGTACATTTTCTATGACTCACATCGAGGCAACAGACTAGGGCTTTTGTATTTCTCTAAATTTCATCAGGCTAATCCAATTAATCATCCCTAAATCCATACGATAAAGTAAAGGTCAAAGCATGCTGTCTCGTTGAGGGGCTTTATGCTGAGAAGAAATCTCAGTCAGGCTCCAGGAAAAAGCTCTGATGAGGGAGTACCATTTAAACAATTTCAAAAGGGGATTTTCGAAGCTCAGGAAGAAGAAAAGAGAATAATCAGGTGGTGAAAAAGCGAAACAAAGATTTTACAGAGTGGCAACTGACGGATTCTTGGCTGCTTGAACTTGAAATGTTGAAATGCTAGTGTGTTTTATCTGTTGAAGGAGTTGGGGGCGAACCTTTGCGTGCTTTAATGTCTCCTCTTCAGAGGGATACGAGAGAGTGAAGCATCTTATCTGAAGCCCCTGATTGAGTAACTGGCAGATGAGCGCAGGAATTATAGCGAGAAAGGTTTGATTTGTGAGTGAGCCATGGATTTGGGAACGCTCTTGCAAAACCATCAGTCAGTCtgacagtcagttagtcagtcagcgaAACAAACAAATATTTCAACATTAATGCACAGTCATGtacagtatggacacacctactcattcaagggtttttctttattttcactattttatacattgtagaataatagtgaagacatcaacactttgacgtaaccaaaaacgtgttaaacaactcaaaatatatttgagattttagattcttcaaagtagccaccctttgccacgGTGACAGCTTAGCACgcgcttggtattctctcaaccagtttctgGAATGCTGGAATGCTGTTCGAATGCTTTtcgaacagtcttgaaggaattcccacatatgctgagcagttgttggctgtttttccttcactctgcggcacaacttatcccaaaccatctcaactgggttgaggtcgggcgaTTGTGGattccaggtcatctgatgcagcactccatcactctccttttggtcaaatagaccttacacagcatggaggtgtgttttgggtcattgtcttgttgaaaaacaaattatagtccatTTAAGCacgaaccagatgggatggcgtatccctgcagaatgctgtggtagccatgctgggtaagtgtgccttaaattttaaataaatcacgacagtgtcaccagcaaagcaccatcacaccacctcctccattcttcacgtTGGGtaacacacatgcggagatcatccgttcacctactctgcgtctcaaaaagaaatggcggttggaaccaataatcaaaaatttggactcatcagaccaaaatgacagatttccaccggtctaatgtcgatcgctcgtgtttcttggcccaagtaagtctcttcttcttattggtgtcctttagtagtggtttctttgcagaaatttgaccttgaaggcctgattcaagcagtctcctctgaacagttgatgttgagatgctaACTCCAATGAATGTATCCTCTCCAacagaggtacctctgggtcttcttttcctgtggtggtcctcatgagagccagtttcatcacgcgcttgatggtttttgctactgcacgcaaataaacgttcaaagttcttgaaatgttcctgattgacctgtctccggattacatcttcaaactaagagaAACCATAGCATCCGACAGGAGACACATCCATCCatgatgtatatgggtaagatagtctagctagttaaattttcagatattacacgcttctaattttgacagaaaatggtttcatttcaagttaaagtgtactgttagctagctaacattagatggctggctcgctagctaacgttacatttaTGATCTTATTTTTCGCATCTCAGAGACAtttgcttagctagctaacattaagcaatgtagaaaatagtaaaaataaaaaaaatcttttgaatgagtaggtgtgtccaaacatttgagtggtactgtatatgtgtcaACCAATAGCCACGTCGGGCCATTTAATTTTCGGTGACTGAAATTATGCTCTGATGAACACTGAAATGGGTTGCACTTGAGCCTTTATGGATGAGTAACATTAACCCATGGGATGCTTTAATTCCCAGGGATAGGCCTACCCTGTTCCTACTACATAGCCAAGTTGACCTGTACTGGACTGGCCTGGTTGCGCATCCACCATAATTCCTGGCAACTTGCTGCAAATAACAATGTGAAAAGAAAACATCCATGCCAGCACAGTACGGTTCAGGTCAACATGATTGACAAGCCAATGCcagttcagtgtatatatatatatatatatatatagccttgCCCCTGAAACACTATTCCTTGCTTTGTATGTAGAGGATGTACAATAAATATGTAACATTAGCAGCCAATGGTAGCCTCCTCAAGCCCCAGGCTGCTGCCCTCTTCTCAGGATTGGGGGGTGCAGGCAACAGCTGAGGTGTCAAAACATACAGTACTTGAGTGAGAGGGCCTGTCATATGCATGTCACTGAAGCCCGCCTGTAACCACATGTGATGGCTGAGCAGCCCCTCTGTCGGGTGAATCAAGGCCAGGGAAACTGTGGACACGGAAAAAGGCTGGAATtatgatgagaggagggaggaaagaagacagagagagcaacacagtctccaaagagggagggagaccgagaaagagagagaacctcAGCTTTATCTGTAAGTCTATTTATAGGACCCCGAAcgattttccataacctgtattAGTCTGACTCCAAAACActctttctcttcttccctctgAAATGTAATTCTATTGTGAAGTAC
The Oncorhynchus mykiss isolate Arlee chromosome 31, USDA_OmykA_1.1, whole genome shotgun sequence genome window above contains:
- the LOC110505190 gene encoding protocadherin-19 isoform X1; protein product: MYAREMDFLQIIWIVILCWTGADSVINLKYSINEEQKAGYIIGNVTKDAQTQGFAIAPRAPYLRVISNSEPRWVELSPAGLLLTHQKIDRDVACRQTAKCTVSLEVMSNSMEICVIKVEIVDLNDNAPRFPTNHIDIEISENASPGTRFPLEGASDPDSGIFGVQSYSITPNELFGLEIKTRGDGSKIAELVVQKSLDRETQSHYSYEISAEDGGDPPKIGAVQLNVKVIDSNDNNPVFDQPVYTVNVMENSPINTLVIDLNATDPDEGTNGEVVYSFNSYVTEKTRDVFKIDPRTGIITVNGPLDYEVTHIYEIDVQAKDLGPNSIPAHCKVTVNVMDANDNPPVISLLSVNTELIEVSENAPRGYVIALVRVSDKDAGANGKVQCRLQGNVPFRLQEYESFSTILVDGRLDREQRDTYNLTIQAEDSGTPPLRATKSFVVKVTDENDNPPHFLKPHYQEMVLENNLPGSCLLAVSAIDPDLGMNGTVSYTIVPSEIKHMDVNTYVSINPSGRIYSMRSFDHEYTRTFDFKVLARDQGNPSLSSNATVRIVVLDVNDNTPVMTTPSLVNGTAEVSIPRNAGVGYLVTQVKADDYDEGENGRLTYTISEGDRLFFEIDQVNGEVRSTKMFGEQVKSTYEITVVARDHGKPSLSASAYIVVYLSPDLNAQESIGPVNLSLIFIIALGSIAAILFVTMIFVAVKCKRDNKEIRTYNCSFFYLRRVAEYSYGSQKKSSKKKKLSKNDIRLVPRDVEETDKMNVVSCSSLTSSLNYFDYHQQSLPLGCRRSESTFINVDNQNSRNAAPNHGSYQQHTFASGQGPQQPDLIINGMPLPETDNYIDSSYVNSRAHLIKSTSTFKDLEGNSLKDSGHEESDQTDSEHDVQRGHYIDTAVNDVLNMTVPPNVCQLPDQGRRKDSSEGFHCQDECRILGHSDRCWMPRVPGPARGKSPEHGHPRNNVIALSIEATTVDVPHYEDCGTGTIKRTFATFGKDGPEDPERGELKGNKRTMMESQAYSPKANGGAVREAGNGREAASPITSPVHLKSPLAKAPAGYNTLKCRDAERIANHSMLRQPEGKDSEPAVREINTLLHDSVHLEKESPSSKRLKDIVL